CAGAACGGCAGGTGATCATGCCAGCAGTGCCGGCAGCTCCCGGTTCAACGCCTGTTTCTCCTGCACGGCCGTCCCGGTCAGGGCATAGCCGAGCAGCGCCCCAGCGCTATCGCGGCAGAGCGCCTTGATGTCGCCACCACTGCCTTCGACCGTCCATTCGCCTGCGCAGCCACGCGGCGGCGGCGAAACCACCAGCGGGCACACTGGCGTCTTCACCGTCACCGGCATCGGACCGTAGCTGACCGCCGCCGGCTCACCGGCCAGGGTCTTGGCCAGCGCGCGGGCACCGGCCATCAACGGCATGACGTAGAGCAGGTTGAGCCCGTCGACCTCGGCGCAGTCGCCGAGGGCGTAGATATTGGCGTGCGAGGTGCGCAGGTAGCGATCGACCATCACCCCACGATTGACGTCGAGCCCGGCCGCTGCCGCCAGGGCGATACGCGGGCGTAGGCCGACAGCCGAGACCACCGCATCGCAGCTGATCAGGCGGCCATCGGACAGCGACGCCTGCAGCGCATCCCCCTGACGGTCGAGGCTGACCAGCACCGGGCCGAGGTGGAAACGTACGCCCAGACCCTCAAGGCCACTCTGCACGGCAGTCGCGGCGGCTGGAGGCAGCAGGCCTGGCATCACCTGCTCGCAGGGCGCCAGCACTTCGACTTCATAGCCGCCGGCGCTGAGGTCGTTGGCAAACTCGCAGCCAATCAGGCCGGCGCCGAGGATCAATACCCGGTGCTTGCCGGCCACGGCGCTGCGAAAGCGCGCATAGTCTTCCAGGTCATTGATCGGCAACAGCGCGTCCTGGGCATCGCCCTGCACGGGCACACGCATCGGCTCGGCGCCCCAGGCCAGCACCAGGTCGCGGTACGGCACGGCTTCTTCGCCAATCCACAGGCGCTTGTGCCCGGGGT
This region of Pseudomonas wenzhouensis genomic DNA includes:
- a CDS encoding FAD-dependent oxidoreductase, with translation MSAPVVIIGTGLAGYNLAKEWRKLDVQTPLLLITADDGRSYSKPMLSTGFGKHKEADGLVMAEVGVMAEQLNAQIRTHTRITGIDPGHKRLWIGEEAVPYRDLVLAWGAEPMRVPVQGDAQDALLPINDLEDYARFRSAVAGKHRVLILGAGLIGCEFANDLSAGGYEVEVLAPCEQVMPGLLPPAAATAVQSGLEGLGVRFHLGPVLVSLDRQGDALQASLSDGRLISCDAVVSAVGLRPRIALAAAAGLDVNRGVMVDRYLRTSHANIYALGDCAEVDGLNLLYVMPLMAGARALAKTLAGEPAAVSYGPMPVTVKTPVCPLVVSPPPRGCAGEWTVEGSGGDIKALCRDSAGALLGYALTGTAVQEKQALNRELPALLA